The following coding sequences are from one Leguminivora glycinivorella isolate SPB_JAAS2020 chromosome 7, LegGlyc_1.1, whole genome shotgun sequence window:
- the LOC125227989 gene encoding ribosome maturation protein SBDS, which translates to MSKIFTPTNQIRLTNVAIVRLKKGGKRFEIACYRNKVLSWRNKVEKDIDEVLQTHTVFTNVSKGQVAKKEDLVKVFAKEDLTEICKEILEKGELQVSDKERHSQIESLFKDIATTVADKCINPETKRPYPVSIIEKAMKDIHFSVNVNKNAKQQALDVIQLLKKEIPLERAQMRVRILLTGKDARKTKEKVVKLTTSVEEENWDSGNANIICLIDPGNFRNLDELIRTETKGSGQFELLNLKEMVEGEQAL; encoded by the exons ATGTCAAAGATATTCACACCCACCAACCAAATTCGTTTGACGAATGTGGCGATAGTTAGGTTAAAAAAAGGTGGTAAACGATTTGAAATAGCATGTTACAGGAACAAAGTATTATCGTGGAGAAATAAAGT AGAGAAAGATATTGATGAAGTTTTACAGACACACACTGTGTTTACTAATGTTTCCAAAGGGCAAGTAGCTAAGAAAGAAGATCTTGTAAAAGTGTTTGCGAAGGAAGACCTAACAGAAATATGCAAAGAAATTTTAGAAAAAGGTGAACTACAAGTATCGGACAAAGAGAGGCATTCTCAAATTGAATCCTTGTTTAAAGATATAGCTACTACTGTGGCTGATAAATGCATAAATCCTGAAACCAAAAGACCTTACCCGGTGTCAATCATAGAAAAAGCAATGAAAGATATTCATTTTTCTGTGAATGTTAATAAAAATGCTAAGCAACAAGCTCTTGATGTAATTCAGCTGCTCAAGAAAGAAATTCCTCTTGAGAGAGCTCAGATGAGAGTTAGGATTCTTCTTACAGGCAAAGATGCACGCAAAACTAAAGAAAAAGTTGTTAAGTTAACAACAAGTGTAGAAGAAGAAAACTGGGATTCTGGAAATGCCAACATAATTTGCCTTATTGATCCTGGGAATTTCAGAAATTTGGACGAATTGATAAGGACAGAAACTAAAGGTAGTGGCCAATTTGAATTGCTTAATTTAAAGGAAATGGTTGAAGGAGAACAAGCACTGTAA
- the LOC125227780 gene encoding BTB/POZ domain-containing protein 18-like isoform X2 — protein sequence MEGTELGGDQQFCLRWNNFQANITSQFEALRDDEDFVDVTLACEGHRLEAHKVVLSACSPYFKELFKNNPCPHPIIFMRDCEVSHVRALLQFMYAGQVNIAQAQLTAFLRTADALQIRGLTDCSQHNDKKVNRKSPPSQLRNLLSAKTSLSTSSSKAASQTVDAPDDPDKAASRRSTINSPDAARNNLADETPSQTSSQMRPNNDDYNECTYPTIRVKTDLEATDVKTEENDILMDPGGSDRPDVKCQDFNASDLLEPKMEVMEQEASDEERSSFPHNVYYNENNTLANPFAALQGNMDLMSGMNADVREDSAEAGRWDGRRNRPVPDAVWLEQHRRALPFVLKRENERGVVAPRLIKLGEGVEIREELLRGVKWGDYRKVTRGLAAALFSPIELATCSVTGQRWSRAGQESRPTKPPLDRRRVHALISYVSRHFPDVEVSRIKQVLAYKCKENCAALRMRTASESTNFMLTAAARPPPCELDPPATRVYPHYEASKSPGLGECSRAGATAQPCPEPPRDPDAAQ from the exons ATGGAAGGTACAGAACTGGGTGGCGACCAGCAATTCTGTTTGAGATGGAACAATTTTCAAGCGAATATAACTTCTCAATTCGAGGCGCTGCGCGATGATGAGGACTTCGTGGATGTCACCCTGGCGTGCGAGGGACACAGGCTGGAGGCCCACAAAGTGGTTCTTTCGGCCTGTAGTCCTTATTTCAAGGAATTATTTAAA AACAACCCATGTCCGCACCCCATAATATTCATGCGCGATTGCGAAGTGTCGCACGTTCGCGCGCTGCTGCAGTTCATGTACGCGGGGCAGGTCAACATCGCCCAGGCGCAACTAACTGCGTTCCTGCGCACTGCTGACGCGCTGCAGATCCGCGGCCTGACGGACTGTTCGCAGCACAACGACAAG AAAGTGAATCGAAAATCTCCTCCTTCCCAACTCCGTAATTTGCTCAGCGCGAAGACGTCACTGTCTACCTCCTCCTCCAAAGCCGCAAGCCAAACCGTCGACGCGCCCGACGACCCCGACAAGGCCGCCAGTCGCCGATCCACCATCAATTCTCCCGATGCTGCCAGAAACAATCTCGCTGATGAAACTCCTTCCCAAACGTCTAGTCAAATGAGGCCTAATAATGATGACTATAACGAATGCACCTACCCGACCATACGGGTGAAAACTGATCTCGAAGCTACCGATGTCAAGACCGAGGAGAACGACATTCTCATGGACCCGGGAGGCTCGGACCGGCCCGACGTAAAGTGTCAAGATTTCAACGCGTCCGATCTTTTAGAACCAAAAATGGAAGTCATGGAACAGGAGGCCAGCGACGAGGAGCGCTCCAGCTTCCCACACAACGTTTACTACAACGAGAACAACACACTCGCGAACCCCTTCGCGGCCCTGCAAG GAAACATGGATCTCATGAGCGGAATGAACGCCGACGTCCGGGAAGACAGCGCCGAAG CGGGGCGGTGGGACGGGCGCCGCAACCGTCCGGTGCCGGACGCGGTGTGGCTGGAACAGCATCGTCGCGCTCTGCCCTTCGTGCTTAAGCGGGAGAACGAGCGAGGCGTTGTTGCACCTAGGCTG ATAAAACTGGGCGAGGGCGTGGAGATCCGCGAGGAGCTGCTGCGGGGGGTGAAGTGGGGGGACTACAGGAAGGTGACGCGGGGGCTGGCCGCGGCGCTGTTCTCGCCCATCGAGCTGGCCACGTGCTCGGTGACGGGGCAGCGCTGGTCGCGCGCCGGCCAGGAGTCGCGGCCCACCAAGCCGCCGCTGGACCGCCGCCGCGTGCACGCGCTCATCTCCTACGTGAGCCGGCACTTCCCCGACGTCGAGGTGTCCCGCATCAAGCAGGTGCTCGCCTACAAGTGCAAGGAGAACTGCGCCGCGCTTAGGATGAGAACCGCGAG CGAGTCGACCAACTTCATGCTCACGGCCGCCGCGCGGCCCCCACCCTGCGAGCTCGATCCACCCGCCACGCGAGTCTACCCCCACTA TGAGGCGTCGAAGAGCCCGGGGCTGGGCGAGTGCTCGCGCGCGGGCGCGACGGCGCAGCCGTGCCCGGAGCCGCCGCGCGACCCGGACGCGGCGCAGTGA
- the LOC125227780 gene encoding BTB/POZ domain-containing protein 18-like isoform X1 yields MEGTELGGDQQFCLRWNNFQANITSQFEALRDDEDFVDVTLACEGHRLEAHKVVLSACSPYFKELFKNNPCPHPIIFMRDCEVSHVRALLQFMYAGQVNIAQAQLTAFLRTADALQIRGLTDCSQHNDKKVNRKSPPSQLRNLLSAKTSLSTSSSKAASQTVDAPDDPDKAASRRSTINSPDAARNNLADETPSQTSSQMRPNNDDYNECTYPTIRVKTDLEATDVKTEENDILMDPGGSDRPDVKCQDFNASDLLEPKMEVMEQEASDEERSSFPHNVYYNENNTLANPFAALQGNMDLMSGMNADVREDSAEAGRWDGRRNRPVPDAVWLEQHRRALPFVLKRENERGVVAPRLIKLGEGVEIREELLRGVKWGDYRKVTRGLAAALFSPIELATCSVTGQRWSRAGQESRPTKPPLDRRRVHALISYVSRHFPDVEVSRIKQVLAYKCKENCAALRMRTARLSNCFSESTNFMLTAAARPPPCELDPPATRVYPHYEASKSPGLGECSRAGATAQPCPEPPRDPDAAQ; encoded by the exons ATGGAAGGTACAGAACTGGGTGGCGACCAGCAATTCTGTTTGAGATGGAACAATTTTCAAGCGAATATAACTTCTCAATTCGAGGCGCTGCGCGATGATGAGGACTTCGTGGATGTCACCCTGGCGTGCGAGGGACACAGGCTGGAGGCCCACAAAGTGGTTCTTTCGGCCTGTAGTCCTTATTTCAAGGAATTATTTAAA AACAACCCATGTCCGCACCCCATAATATTCATGCGCGATTGCGAAGTGTCGCACGTTCGCGCGCTGCTGCAGTTCATGTACGCGGGGCAGGTCAACATCGCCCAGGCGCAACTAACTGCGTTCCTGCGCACTGCTGACGCGCTGCAGATCCGCGGCCTGACGGACTGTTCGCAGCACAACGACAAG AAAGTGAATCGAAAATCTCCTCCTTCCCAACTCCGTAATTTGCTCAGCGCGAAGACGTCACTGTCTACCTCCTCCTCCAAAGCCGCAAGCCAAACCGTCGACGCGCCCGACGACCCCGACAAGGCCGCCAGTCGCCGATCCACCATCAATTCTCCCGATGCTGCCAGAAACAATCTCGCTGATGAAACTCCTTCCCAAACGTCTAGTCAAATGAGGCCTAATAATGATGACTATAACGAATGCACCTACCCGACCATACGGGTGAAAACTGATCTCGAAGCTACCGATGTCAAGACCGAGGAGAACGACATTCTCATGGACCCGGGAGGCTCGGACCGGCCCGACGTAAAGTGTCAAGATTTCAACGCGTCCGATCTTTTAGAACCAAAAATGGAAGTCATGGAACAGGAGGCCAGCGACGAGGAGCGCTCCAGCTTCCCACACAACGTTTACTACAACGAGAACAACACACTCGCGAACCCCTTCGCGGCCCTGCAAG GAAACATGGATCTCATGAGCGGAATGAACGCCGACGTCCGGGAAGACAGCGCCGAAG CGGGGCGGTGGGACGGGCGCCGCAACCGTCCGGTGCCGGACGCGGTGTGGCTGGAACAGCATCGTCGCGCTCTGCCCTTCGTGCTTAAGCGGGAGAACGAGCGAGGCGTTGTTGCACCTAGGCTG ATAAAACTGGGCGAGGGCGTGGAGATCCGCGAGGAGCTGCTGCGGGGGGTGAAGTGGGGGGACTACAGGAAGGTGACGCGGGGGCTGGCCGCGGCGCTGTTCTCGCCCATCGAGCTGGCCACGTGCTCGGTGACGGGGCAGCGCTGGTCGCGCGCCGGCCAGGAGTCGCGGCCCACCAAGCCGCCGCTGGACCGCCGCCGCGTGCACGCGCTCATCTCCTACGTGAGCCGGCACTTCCCCGACGTCGAGGTGTCCCGCATCAAGCAGGTGCTCGCCTACAAGTGCAAGGAGAACTGCGCCGCGCTTAGGATGAGAACCGCGAG GCTGTCGAATTGTTTCAGCGAGTCGACCAACTTCATGCTCACGGCCGCCGCGCGGCCCCCACCCTGCGAGCTCGATCCACCCGCCACGCGAGTCTACCCCCACTA TGAGGCGTCGAAGAGCCCGGGGCTGGGCGAGTGCTCGCGCGCGGGCGCGACGGCGCAGCCGTGCCCGGAGCCGCCGCGCGACCCGGACGCGGCGCAGTGA
- the LOC125227780 gene encoding zinc finger and BTB domain-containing protein 17-like isoform X4, whose protein sequence is MEGTELGGDQQFCLRWNNFQANITSQFEALRDDEDFVDVTLACEGHRLEAHKVVLSACSPYFKELFKNNPCPHPIIFMRDCEVSHVRALLQFMYAGQVNIAQAQLTAFLRTADALQIRGLTDCSQHNDKKVNRKSPPSQLRNLLSAKTSLSTSSSKAASQTVDAPDDPDKAASRRSTINSPDAARNNLADETPSQTSSQMRPNNDDYNECTYPTIRVKTDLEATDVKTEENDILMDPGGSDRPDVKCQDFNASDLLEPKMEVMEQEASDEERSSFPHNVYYNENNTLANPFAALQGNMDLMSGMNADVREDSAEAAGGGGVRCSRCGRRYSNASNLRQHVRLIHEAQPVACATCGRCFKTPLYLRRHTLAQHLGRLQPAAGKSPPPLVAPAQPAQRFPM, encoded by the exons ATGGAAGGTACAGAACTGGGTGGCGACCAGCAATTCTGTTTGAGATGGAACAATTTTCAAGCGAATATAACTTCTCAATTCGAGGCGCTGCGCGATGATGAGGACTTCGTGGATGTCACCCTGGCGTGCGAGGGACACAGGCTGGAGGCCCACAAAGTGGTTCTTTCGGCCTGTAGTCCTTATTTCAAGGAATTATTTAAA AACAACCCATGTCCGCACCCCATAATATTCATGCGCGATTGCGAAGTGTCGCACGTTCGCGCGCTGCTGCAGTTCATGTACGCGGGGCAGGTCAACATCGCCCAGGCGCAACTAACTGCGTTCCTGCGCACTGCTGACGCGCTGCAGATCCGCGGCCTGACGGACTGTTCGCAGCACAACGACAAG AAAGTGAATCGAAAATCTCCTCCTTCCCAACTCCGTAATTTGCTCAGCGCGAAGACGTCACTGTCTACCTCCTCCTCCAAAGCCGCAAGCCAAACCGTCGACGCGCCCGACGACCCCGACAAGGCCGCCAGTCGCCGATCCACCATCAATTCTCCCGATGCTGCCAGAAACAATCTCGCTGATGAAACTCCTTCCCAAACGTCTAGTCAAATGAGGCCTAATAATGATGACTATAACGAATGCACCTACCCGACCATACGGGTGAAAACTGATCTCGAAGCTACCGATGTCAAGACCGAGGAGAACGACATTCTCATGGACCCGGGAGGCTCGGACCGGCCCGACGTAAAGTGTCAAGATTTCAACGCGTCCGATCTTTTAGAACCAAAAATGGAAGTCATGGAACAGGAGGCCAGCGACGAGGAGCGCTCCAGCTTCCCACACAACGTTTACTACAACGAGAACAACACACTCGCGAACCCCTTCGCGGCCCTGCAAG GAAACATGGATCTCATGAGCGGAATGAACGCCGACGTCCGGGAAGACAGCGCCGAAG CGGCCGGAGGCGGAGGGGTGCGCTGCTCGCGCTGCGGGCGCCGGTACAGCAACGCGTCCAACCTGCGCCAGCACGTGCGCCTCATCCACGAGGCGCAGCCCGTGGCCTGCGCGACGTGCGGGCGCTGCTTCAAGACGCCGCTGTACCTGCGGCGCCACACGCTGGCGCAGCACCTGGGCCGGCTGCAGCCCGCCGCCGGCAAGAGCCCGCCGCCGCTCGTCGCCCCCGCGCAGCCCGCGCAGCGCTTCCCCATGTAG
- the LOC125227780 gene encoding uncharacterized protein LOC125227780 isoform X3, whose product MRDCEVSHVRALLQFMYAGQVNIAQAQLTAFLRTADALQIRGLTDCSQHNDKKVNRKSPPSQLRNLLSAKTSLSTSSSKAASQTVDAPDDPDKAASRRSTINSPDAARNNLADETPSQTSSQMRPNNDDYNECTYPTIRVKTDLEATDVKTEENDILMDPGGSDRPDVKCQDFNASDLLEPKMEVMEQEASDEERSSFPHNVYYNENNTLANPFAALQGNMDLMSGMNADVREDSAEAGRWDGRRNRPVPDAVWLEQHRRALPFVLKRENERGVVAPRLIKLGEGVEIREELLRGVKWGDYRKVTRGLAAALFSPIELATCSVTGQRWSRAGQESRPTKPPLDRRRVHALISYVSRHFPDVEVSRIKQVLAYKCKENCAALRMRTARLSNCFSESTNFMLTAAARPPPCELDPPATRVYPHYEASKSPGLGECSRAGATAQPCPEPPRDPDAAQ is encoded by the exons ATGCGCGATTGCGAAGTGTCGCACGTTCGCGCGCTGCTGCAGTTCATGTACGCGGGGCAGGTCAACATCGCCCAGGCGCAACTAACTGCGTTCCTGCGCACTGCTGACGCGCTGCAGATCCGCGGCCTGACGGACTGTTCGCAGCACAACGACAAG AAAGTGAATCGAAAATCTCCTCCTTCCCAACTCCGTAATTTGCTCAGCGCGAAGACGTCACTGTCTACCTCCTCCTCCAAAGCCGCAAGCCAAACCGTCGACGCGCCCGACGACCCCGACAAGGCCGCCAGTCGCCGATCCACCATCAATTCTCCCGATGCTGCCAGAAACAATCTCGCTGATGAAACTCCTTCCCAAACGTCTAGTCAAATGAGGCCTAATAATGATGACTATAACGAATGCACCTACCCGACCATACGGGTGAAAACTGATCTCGAAGCTACCGATGTCAAGACCGAGGAGAACGACATTCTCATGGACCCGGGAGGCTCGGACCGGCCCGACGTAAAGTGTCAAGATTTCAACGCGTCCGATCTTTTAGAACCAAAAATGGAAGTCATGGAACAGGAGGCCAGCGACGAGGAGCGCTCCAGCTTCCCACACAACGTTTACTACAACGAGAACAACACACTCGCGAACCCCTTCGCGGCCCTGCAAG GAAACATGGATCTCATGAGCGGAATGAACGCCGACGTCCGGGAAGACAGCGCCGAAG CGGGGCGGTGGGACGGGCGCCGCAACCGTCCGGTGCCGGACGCGGTGTGGCTGGAACAGCATCGTCGCGCTCTGCCCTTCGTGCTTAAGCGGGAGAACGAGCGAGGCGTTGTTGCACCTAGGCTG ATAAAACTGGGCGAGGGCGTGGAGATCCGCGAGGAGCTGCTGCGGGGGGTGAAGTGGGGGGACTACAGGAAGGTGACGCGGGGGCTGGCCGCGGCGCTGTTCTCGCCCATCGAGCTGGCCACGTGCTCGGTGACGGGGCAGCGCTGGTCGCGCGCCGGCCAGGAGTCGCGGCCCACCAAGCCGCCGCTGGACCGCCGCCGCGTGCACGCGCTCATCTCCTACGTGAGCCGGCACTTCCCCGACGTCGAGGTGTCCCGCATCAAGCAGGTGCTCGCCTACAAGTGCAAGGAGAACTGCGCCGCGCTTAGGATGAGAACCGCGAG GCTGTCGAATTGTTTCAGCGAGTCGACCAACTTCATGCTCACGGCCGCCGCGCGGCCCCCACCCTGCGAGCTCGATCCACCCGCCACGCGAGTCTACCCCCACTA TGAGGCGTCGAAGAGCCCGGGGCTGGGCGAGTGCTCGCGCGCGGGCGCGACGGCGCAGCCGTGCCCGGAGCCGCCGCGCGACCCGGACGCGGCGCAGTGA